A region from the Aegilops tauschii subsp. strangulata cultivar AL8/78 chromosome 5, Aet v6.0, whole genome shotgun sequence genome encodes:
- the LOC109778564 gene encoding uncharacterized protein — protein MSTEPEVVHSGGCHCRRVRWQVEAPASVVAWICNCSDCSMRGNTHFVVPKDKFALQAGAGDFLTTYTFGTHTAKHTFCKVCGITSFYIPRSNPDGVAVTAACVGAGTLAHVEYRKADGRNWEQWIEASGISEFSKPKAAE, from the coding sequence ATGAGCACGGAGCCGGAGGTCGTCCACAGCGGCGGCTGCCACTGCCGGCGCGTGCGCTGGCAGGTGGAGGCGCCGGCGAGCGTGGTGGCGTGGATCTGCAACTGCTCCGACTGCTCCATGCGGGGGAACACCCACTTCGTCGTGCCCAAGGACAAGTTCGCGCTCCAGGCCGGCGCCGGCGATTTCCTCACCACCTACACCTTCGGCACCCACACGGCCAAGCACACCTTTTGCAAGGTGTGCGGGATCACCTCCTTCTACATCCCCAGGTCCAACCCCGACggcgtcgccgtcaccgccgcctGCGTCGGCGCCGGCACCCTGGCGCACGTCGAGTACAGGAAGGCGGACGGGAGGAACTGGGAGCAGTGGATCGAGGCGAGCGGCATCTCCGAGTTCTCCAAGCCCAAGGCCGCCGAGTAG